In the Arachis ipaensis cultivar K30076 chromosome B04, Araip1.1, whole genome shotgun sequence genome, TTTAGAAAATAAGAATAGAATAATATATGCACGTTGCTTACATGCAAATGCAACGATGCAAATGCACGCTCTTTCCATTCTAGTTACCATGCTTCTTACTAATTATTGTACAGGCAATAGCGGCATAATGGAAATGTCATCAAAGAACAGAATATTCAGATACGAGGAGTTGGCAGTTGCAACAGATGGGTTCTCCAAAGCAAATTTGCTTGGAGAAGGTGGATTCGGTTTTGTCCACAAAGGACTCCTTCCAAACGGCAAGGAGGCTGCCATCAAACAGCTCAAGGATGGAAGTAGGCAGGGAGAGCGTGAATTCCAAGCTGAAGTAGACATAATCACCAGGGTTCATCACAGGAATCTCGTTTCTTTGCTTGGATATTGCATGGCCGGCCACCACAGGCTTCTCGTCTACGAATTTGTTCCAAACAATACATTAGAGTTCCATCTACATggtattttttttaagttgtaaAATAATACAACTGTATGTTAATCTTTTTCCTGCAAATAATGTGTacaaatttaagaaaaattatcatgtgtataaatagtatttttttattacataaaTATACTAGTAAAAAGTCATTGAAAAATTATATTCGAGTATCAAAATCTTATCGGTTTTTACCAAGAGATTTTCTATAATAGTACAAATAAATAACAATATTAATAAAATTGTTTTGTGGTTGCATTAATAACCTTTTATGAATCGGATACAAATTATAATGGCTATTCACTTATTTGAACAACAGGGCAAGGTCCTACTATAGATTGGCCTACAAGAATGAGGATTGCTCTAGGAGCTGCTAAGGGAATAGCATATCTTCATGAGGAATGTATGTCCTTTCATATGAAATTTAAAAGATTTTACTTCTTCGATAGATATATATGGCTCACATATTCAACATTATTATTAatgaatatttaattaattttttaaactaaGTATGAGAATATTATTCATATTCAAATTtaaatacaattttatgtttAGATTTTTCNNNNNNNNNNNNNNNNNNNNNNNNNNNNNNNNNNNNNNNNNNNNNNNNNNNNNNNNNNNNNNNNNNCGAcaacatatattaaaattaatcataaaaAAGTTATTAGAAGTATAAAATAAGGATAAGTACGGTTTTAGTTCCTAAGATTTACGGTCAAAATCAATTCATCCctaactttatttttaatttaaaatcgcCCTCAACTTTTCGTTTAgtattaaaatcgtcttttttgaCCATTTTATCTTTATCTCACTAATCTTACTTTCTCACCTTTTTAATCCCAAATCCTTTCTTCTTCATTTCAACCGTCATATACTCTCTCCCGCAGTGATTTTTGTCGCGGCCGAAGGAGGCTGCCGCCAAGCTACCCCCTCTCTATGGTGCTTCCAAGTGGTTTCCATTGCAGCTGAAGGAGGCTGCCGCCAAGCTGCTGCTCCTCTCTCTACGGTGCTCCTGCAGTGGTTTTCGTCGTGGTTGAAGGAGGCTGTCGCCGAGTTGCTTTCCTTTCTACATCGCTGCTACAACCACCTTTTTCATGATTTGCCATAACTCTGCCTTTGTTGTGTCCTTCTTGTAGCATTGGAGCTCACCCTCAAAGCTACTGGAAGCCATTGCCATCGTCATTGGAACTTGTTGCCGGGTCTAGTAGGAGCAAGGCCATCGGGTCTAGCAGTGCGTCTCTCAAGGAGACACTTTTTTTGGCGATAGCAATGGCAAATCATGGACCTTACTGCTTTTGTATCTTGCTCGTTTCTTTATCCCTAAAGACCCTAATTGATGAACTTTTtcgttctttttgttttttaagAAACCTaaatcttttgttgttgttgttgaattagAAGAATTTGATGTTATTGAGTATCTGAGATGTTGGTGGTGATAGTAGTGactataaaaaaagaagaaagtgaCGGTAATTGCAGGATGAACACTAATGTAGTAggagtatttttgttttttaaaaaattattatcttcaaaaaaataattttaatattaaataataaattaaacaacatatatttatatataattatataacaaTTAATTTTGGTGTATGTAtaacattttatttaataaatagcAAAAAACTTTTCATAATAAACTGCTACAATAATATATGCAGTGTCGGTGGATCGGAGAGAATCCACCATCATGCTCTATGCATTAGAATGTGATTTCTTCGTTAACTGCTACGATGCCTATCAGCTATCAACATATAATGATTTTTGTATTTTCAGGTTATCCTAAGATCATCCATCGTGATATCAAAGCTGCTAACATTCTCCTCGATTTTAATTTCCAAGCGAAGGTGAGCAAATGATCAATTTATCCATTTGATGATTAACTTGATGAACAACCCCTTGCATTGTGTCTGCAGGTTGCTGATTTTGGGCTTGCAAAGTTTTGCCCCGATATGAATACGCATGTTTCCACTCGAGTCATGGGAACTCTAGGGTACATTATTACAACACatccttctttttctctcttcacaATTCTTCATCATCAATTCAAACATAACAATAAAATGCTCATGCATGAATTGTTAGGTCAGGTATGTAGCTCCTGAATATGCTTCCAGTGGAAACCTCACTGAAAAAGCCGACGTTTTCTCCTTCGGAGTCATGCTTCTCGAGTTAATTACTGGCCGCCGACCAATAATTGATTCACATCATACTTTCATGGAGGTTAGTTTGGTACAAAGGCTAATGTACTATTATATCTGTCCAGATATATCTATTCATGtatctttttttattagtttaatctTTTCACAGAAGTGGTTTCGTGAATTCTCGCAGGCAATGCCTTTGCTAACAAAGGTTTTGAAAGAGAATAATTTTGAAGTTGTAGCTGACCAAAAGCTACAAAATCAGTATGAACCAACCGAAATGGTTTCCATGCTGGCCTCTGCAGCTGCTTCTATACGATATGAAGCAAAGCTTCGACCAAAGATGAGCCAGGTAATAATAAAATACTCATAATTTTGACTTTTATTAACAAAGGTTTAACTCGTAAGTTCACATCAAATTAAATGAGAAATTATATTTAGCACATCTCTTTTGTACTATCAAGGATAAAGGTTACAAAGCGTAGGAAGTTGAGAACTGTTATGGTAGTTAGTGCCTTAGTGGTTAATCTGCTAAATAGGGAAAGTTTGTTATGGCTGTTAGACTTGTTGCTACCTGAGGCATCTGTTTGCATTCTTGTATAAATACTTCATATCTTTATAGAAATCTTGTTAGAAATAATATAACcgtgacttttttttttgtttaaatttttaaataaaaaaagcgtaagacaaataaaaaaaagtctgatctatacaaataatttaagtcaatccaaaaaaatttacttCAAAAATCGTATtagaaatataaatatttatatattttttttaacttaatcttttaaaaaaattaatttcatgaCAAATTTTACGCAAGTATTCATTCCTTTTCTAAAGTTGAATATTCAATATTTGGTTTCTCCTCCTTACTTTCTGCCTAAGTCACAATTTGTTCATGTACATATTTTGTTTatgttataataaaataattttgtttttatcttttttaaattttatctatcacttttaattttaaaattaaaaaaaaaagtgtgctttGGAAGGAGATGCATCTCAAGTAGCTGAGTTCACTTCTAATGTATTATGCTTGGATTCTGAGGCTGCTACATACAGACGAGAAATGATCAAAATCATCAATGACATGAGTGGATCCACGAGTTAATTAGTTGGTATAAACCCATCTGATCAAAAAACACATCGGATTTATtgtcgaaaaaataaaaaaatttaatggtAAATTAATTACTGTCGAAAATAATCAAACGGTATAAATCTCATCGGTAAATATTTATCGTAGAAATTTTTTCGTTCAATGTTAATTACCGTCGAATTCTACGACGGATTACCAATTCAAAAAATTAATCGGTTACCGGTGAATTTTTTCGACAGTATTATTGGCGCTAAAAAATATTGTTTCGcacagtattaccatcggattatTTCTacaataaatccgacggtaatgtcaattttcaaaaaaaaattgaaataaattatcaattttaatttaaatttaaatttatttttcacacaatTAATGTTCAATTCATAAATATTGAAAacctattatttaaaataaataatacaatgtttaaataaattaaaagtcaagtACATCAAATAAATATAATGAAACAATAAAACGAAACAGAAATAACTACAAATTCAGGTAGTCCTCATCGTCGCCGTTGTCGTCGGTTCCGTGGCCCTCCTGTGTCGGCGGCGCAAAAGACGGTGATGTCTATGTGCCACTAGCAGGATTGCTGCTACCATTAGCGGTGATACCATCAGCAGAGTCGATGCAAGCGACTCCCTACACTCCGGCCTGAGCTCATCCGCAGATGTCACACGGTTGAGGATCTCCTGATACCTCTCCCGATAATCATTCAGCTCCTGAGcctgttggtgaaggttgtgTTGGAGCTCTTGAACCTACAGCCTCAAATCCACGCCTTTCTCAGACTCGACGGCTCGACTGGTGACAGAGCCTGACAAAGTCTGTCTATTTGTTTAAAGAGTAATACTATACATTTAAATCTTTTTATAAACTAAGTAcaattaaattaaacaataagacttaaaataatattatctaTAATCAATTTTTATTGATGTTAAATCAACTTAATTGGACTTAATTAACATAAATATTTGAATGTATAatattattcttattttattgATAATTCGCCTGTTAAGATACAAACATGATATACTCTAACTCTCTAACAATTCACTATTCATTTTGTAGCATTTTAACTTTGTTGTGATAAATATCTCTGTTATCTCTTAGCAGACAATCCCACATCACCCATTTTAAATAACAATTTGATTGTTAAAGAGAAACCAAAGCAAATAGAATAAGTAGTATAAtaagaaatattttaaattaaaaagaaaaacaatgctAAATCCTTTTCATTAAAATAGACACTTAATCTAGCAGCTAATTTTGAAGTCATATAATCAAGTTTCTTAATTAGCTTTAATTAGTTTATATGGGACAATCAATCAACTTATACATGctctatataaaaatattatgtcGTCTTCATCTTGTATATATGGTTAGTATAAAGGATAATAATACAGTTAGGCAAAAGACCAAAGTTAGTTATGGTAATTACTGTAAGTTAAGGGATATTTCACTTTTCAGTTCCAGTTATTCACTGGCTTGTTAGAGAATGCAGCCTAACTCATATCATTGATGTATATAAACCTTAGCGTTCTCTGTACTATGTACGATTCTCAAATTCATTCCATTCATCGACTATATATTCTATCATCTCTTTATCTTTTTTATTGTGTTTTGTTTTGAATCATATTCAAAAACCTTTCAGTTAGCATAGTTTCTGTTTCATtcgatttttggtatgttttgacAGGATGCCGAATCGAACTTGTATCAAGATCTCAGTTTGAAGAGCAGATACGATTTTTCTAAAAAAGAGTGAACTTGATCCAAGAATCACTTAATAATCATGTTGAAGTGACTCGTATCGAAATTACTAGATGGCAGATTTATAATGAATAAAGTAAaggaataaattaattaaataaagaaaactcaACAAATGAAAGTGTAAAAATTTCAATGAAAGCAGAATAACGACAAAAGtgcaaagaaatgaaagaaaatgaatcaaataaacaaaagaaaataaattaaaagttgaCTTTTAATACTCACATGCACTTGAACTTCATATTCTTCCATTACGTCACTGAGATTGAGAATTttatgagtttatgtgatgatctAGTATTCTT is a window encoding:
- the LOC107637228 gene encoding proline-rich receptor-like protein kinase PERK3 isoform X2, producing the protein MASKLGPPNPVPCAHYGQFFQKNPNLCQAVGCDCFHPSLVSPPLLYPPSLPSPQPPPPPLPSPPSLLPPPPPLSPSPLPPLALSPPMSPPPRLFFPDSPPPQTFLPTKPSSKPTQVLRFPPPTSTPAPFFSSSGLIVEMAAAITFAILIVVLCTFGIFHWKNRKREHDKSLGLKGNSGIMEMSSKNRIFRYEELAVATDGFSKANLLGEGGFGFVHKGLLPNGKEAAIKQLKDGSRQGEREFQAEVDIITRVHHRNLVSLLGYCMAGHHRLLVYEFVPNNTLEFHLHGQGPTIDWPTRMRIALGAAKGIAYLHEECYPKIIHRDIKAANILLDFNFQAKVADFGLAKFCPDMNTHVSTRVMGTLGYVAPEYASSGNLTEKADVFSFGVMLLELITGRRPIIDSHHTFMEAMPLLTKVLKENNFEVVADQKLQNQYEPTEMVSMLASAAASIRYEAKLRPKMSQVIIKYS
- the LOC107637228 gene encoding proline-rich receptor-like protein kinase PERK3 isoform X1, with translation MASKLGPPNPVPCAHYGQFFQKNPNLCQAVGCDCFHPSLVSPPLLYPPSLPSPQPPPPPLPSPPSLLPPPPPLSPSPLPPLALSPPMSPPPRLFFPDSPPPQTFLPTKPSSKPTQVLRFPPPTSTPAPFFSSSGLIVEMAAAITFAILIVVLCTFGIFHWKNRKREHDKSLGLKGNSGIMEMSSKNRIFRYEELAVATDGFSKANLLGEGGFGFVHKGLLPNGKEAAIKQLKDGSRQGEREFQAEVDIITRVHHRNLVSLLGYCMAGHHRLLVYEFVPNNTLEFHLHGQGPTIDWPTRMRIALGAAKGIAYLHEECYPKIIHRDIKAANILLDFNFQAKVADFGLAKFCPDMNTHVSTRVMGTLGYVAPEYASSGNLTEKADVFSFGVMLLELITGRRPIIDSHHTFMEKWFREFSQAMPLLTKVLKENNFEVVADQKLQNQYEPTEMVSMLASAAASIRYEAKLRPKMSQVIIKYS